The Arachis ipaensis cultivar K30076 chromosome B07, Araip1.1, whole genome shotgun sequence genome includes a window with the following:
- the LOC107609291 gene encoding fimbrin-2, which translates to MSSHWGILVSDPWLQNQFTQVELRSLKSQFVSMRRENGRLTIGDLASKMSRMKVVGENLSEEERASYLNNLYPNTDDDVDFELFLKVYLKLQTFASSRTGSTAKNSSAFLKAATTTLLHTISESEKASYVAHINNYLLGGDEFLKKYLPIDPSTNDLFEIAKDGVLLCKLINVAVPGTIDERTINTKRLLNPWERNENHTLCLNSAKAIGCTVVNIGTQDLIEGRRHLVLGLISQIIKIQLLADLNLKKTPQLVELVDDSKEMEELMNLPPEKILLRWMNFHLKKAGYKKIVTNFSSDVKDAEAYAHLLNVLAPEYTNPSTLAVKNPFERAKLVLEHADKMGCKRYLTARDIVEGSPNLNLAFVAHIFQHRNGLSTQTRQNSLLEALPDDTQDSREERAFRLWMNSLGISTYINNVFEDVRNGWVLLETLDKVSPGIVNWKIANKPPIKMPFKKVENCNQVVKIGKQLKFSLVNIAGNDIVQGYKKLILAYLWQLMRYNILQLLKNLRFHSYGKEITDADILQWANIKVSSSGSQRQMGSFKDKSLSDGIFFLELLSAVQTRAVNWGLVTKGVTDQEKKMNATYIISIARKLGCSIFLLPEDITEVNQKMILTLTASIMYWFLKHPNEERAGGNSDSETGSQLETTSNSTVDDSASDSSAEDNV; encoded by the exons atgtcTAGTCATTGGGGCATTCTTGTTTCAGATCCATGGCTCCAAAACCAGTTCACTCAGGTGGAGCTTCGCAGCTTAAAATCCCAA TTTGTAAGCATGCGGAGGGAGAATGGGAGGCTTACTATTGGCGACTTAGCGTCCAAGATGTCAAGGATGAAAGTTGTGGGAGAAAATCTAAGTGAGGAAGAGAGAGCATCTTACCTCAACAATTTGTATCCCAACACTGACGATGATGTCGACTTTGAGTTGTTTCTCAAG GTTTACTTAAAACTACAAACTTTTGCAAGTTCAAGAACTGGAAGTACTGCGAAGAACTCCTCAGCATTCCTGAAGGCTGCTACCACCACATTACTTCACACAATAAGTGAATCTGAGAAGGCATCATATGTTGCACATATAAATAACTATCTTCTTGGAGGAGATGAGTTCCTCAAAAAATACCTTCCAATAGATCCTTCAACCAATGACCTCTTTGAAATTGCGAAAGATGGTGTTCTTCTTTG TAAGCTTATTAATGTGGCAGTTCCGGGGACGATTGATGAACGCACAATCAATACCAAAAGATTACTTAATCCATGGGAAAGAAATGAAAACCACACGCTTTGTCTCAACTCTGCTAAAGCAATAGGATGTACTGTAGTCAACATTGGCACTCAAGACTTAATTGAAGGAAGG CGTCATCTGGTGCTTGGATTGATTTCGCAGATTATTAAG ATACAATTATTGGCAGACCTGAACCTAAAGAAAACTCCTCAGCTTGTGGAGCTGGTCGATGATAGTAAG GAAATGGAAGAGCTGATGAATCTTCCACCAGAAAAGATCTTGTTAAGGTGGATGAATTTCCATTTGAAGAAAGCAGGGTACAAGAAGATTGTCACAAATTTCTCCTCTGATGTTAAG GATGCTGAGGCATATGCTCATCTTCTAAATGTTCTTGCACCTGAATACACAAATCCTTCCACATTGGCAGTTAAAAATCCTTTCGAAAGAGCAAAGTTAGTGCTTGAACATGCAGATAAGATGGGTTGCAAACGATACTTGACTGCAAGAGATATAGTGGAAGGTTCCCCAAATCTTAACCTTGCCTTTGTTGCACATATTTTCCAGCACAG GAATGGACTTTCAACCCAAACAAGACAGAATTCGCTGCTTGAAGCACTGCCAGATGATACACAGGACTCAAGAGAAGAGAGAGCCTTTCGCCTCTGGATGAATAGCCTTGGCATTTCAACATACATCAACAATGTCTTTGAGGATGTCAGAAACGG GTGGGTACTCTTAGAGACTCTTGATAAGGTGTCACCTGGGATCGTTAATTGGAAGATTGCCAACAAGCCTCCTATTAAGATGCCATTTAAGAAAGTCGAGAACTGCAACCAAGTTGTGAAAATAGGGAAACAACTTAAGTTTTCGCTGGTAAACATTGCTGGTAATGACATTGTGCAgggatataaaaaattaatactaG CTTATTTGTGGCAATTGATGCGATATAATATTCTACAACTTCTGAAGAACTTGAGATTTCACTCTTATGGGAAGGAAATTACTGATGCTGATATTCTACAATGGGCAAACATCAAAGTGAGCAGCTCCGGAAGTCAAAGGCAAATGGGTAGTTTTAAG GATAAAAGTTTATCGGATGGAATTTTTTTCCTTGAGCTTCTTAGTGCTGTACAGACCAGAGCTGTAAATTGGGGTCTCGTGACAAAAGGAGTCACCG ATCAGGAGAAAAAGATGAATGCCACCTACATCATCAGTATTGCAAGAAAGCTTGGATGTTCTATATTCCTGCTTCCTGAAGATATCACTGAG GTGAATCAAAAGATGATCCTTACATTAACAGCTAGTATAATGTACTGGTTCTTAAAGCACCCTAATGAAGAAAGAGCAGGCGGAAATTCAGACAGTGAGACTGGGAGTCAATTGGAGACTACATCAAATTCCACCGTGGATGACTCTGCTTCTGATTCATCAGCAGAAGACAATGTTTAG